agagaagaacagtttacgataggtagtgaggcactggaagtggtaagggaatatatctacttaggacaggtagtgactgcggatccggatcacgagactgaaataatcagaagaataagaatgggctggggtgcgtttagcaggcattctcaggtcatgaacagcagattgtcattatccctctagagaaaggtttataacagctttgtcttacgagtgctcacgtacggggcagaaacctggaggcttacgaaaagggttctacttaaattgaggacgacgcaacgagctatagaaagaagaatgataggtgtaacgttaagggataagaaaagagaagattgggtgagggaacaaacgcgagttaacgacatctaagttgaaatcaagaaaaagtaatggggACATGGggaggacacgtaatgaggagggaagataagcgatggtcattaagggttacggactggattccaagagaagggaagcgtagcagggggcggcagagagttaggtgggcggatgagattatgaagtttgcagggacaacatggccacaattagtacatgaccggggtagttggagaagtatgggagaggcctttaccctgcattgggcgtaaccaggctgatgatggtgatgatgatgatgatgatgatgatgatatatgccgatgatatcaccctctgtgTCAACCGGGCAGGTGATTCAGCcgtcgaaagcctgctccaggccgccaccgacatcatagtcgattacgcggccgagagaagcctagcatgctcgccgcagaaatcagaATTGTTTATATACAATCCGACACACTTAAGGTGCAAGGCACCGTCGGGGATCAAAATTAAGGTGGCGGGTAAAGAGGTACCAATAGTCGAGCAAATTAGAATCTTGGGcctgattctccagtcacacggccacaatggcgagaccatcaagaggctgcagaatcacgCAATACGGACCCTGAGCCTAATTAGGCGGGTGGCCAGCAAATGCCGAGGGCTGAAGGAGAAAAATTTAATTAAACTAATACAGGCGTACATATTCAGCCGGGTGAGCTATGCAACGCCATATCTCAATTTGAAAGTggtggaaagagaaaagatttattctaatgagaaaatgcgtaaaacgagcgctgggactgcccatgtgtacaccaacagagagactgatggctctaggagtgcacaacacatgggtagaactggcggaagcggtgcgaacctcttaaattgagagacttagcaccacgaggacaggaagagccatattggccaaagttggaataaatccggacagaggccccacccaacaggtggaagtagatagggaagttagaaaaaatctgattatcccccctcccctgccaaaaaacatgcacccggaacagagcaaagacaggaggcataaaggagccgaagcattaaaaattagattGGGTAATATCtcggaacatgaggtggcctatgtagacgcggcgggaggtagcggcagttttacggtggcaacggccgtcagcggccggagtattcccgtgaccgctgtcactctgcgcggACCCAACATAGAGGTTGCCGAGAaaattgcgatcgcattagcttgcgctggaacggacgcgaaatttgtgatcagtgacagcaaaactgccatacaaaattttagcaagggaaaGATCTCGCCtttagcggccagaatcctaggcctGAGAAAGctagatagaaaaattcaaataatttggactccggcgcacgaagccgtccccggcaacgaggcggcccacgagctggctcgatatctctaccgccgagccgctacggggcccctcgatgaccgagggagcgcAGAGcacatgctaaaatatggggagatcacgcagcattatagatttgctcgtagactggtatccccgccaggCGCAAAATTaaacagacaagcagtcgcgtggagacgactacaaacttatacaTATCCGCatccggttatggcgaaccacatgttccccgaggccaggagcgatagatgtaattTTTGTGAGGCGAGAGGGatcctcgaccacataatatgggaatgtccgtactctgccgggggaacgcacaaaataggtagtagagacacctgggagaccctgctgcgcagctcggactctgagctccagctccggctcgtccaactggctgaagaggctgctgggacccaagacctcccagcccgCATCCGAGGCGGCGGTACTAGctccctgacctgcgtgtcggggggtgggtagatcaccttattcGTTGGAcattaaagtttattctatctatcgtGCTACTAACTTGTATGGCGTTGTTTCTATAACCTTCCTGTGTGACCTTCTTGGGTAATGTTCTGGTATGTCGGAGACAGGCCGCCATAGACGACATAGATTTCATGAAGACTCTCGACATCAATATCTTAGCATTGAATCACTATGCCAAGACAACTTATTTCCAACGTCAAAATTTGTTATGTATGAGGCCTGTACAGCAGCGGGTCTTCTGTTTtgtgcttccctaagaacactcggtgtcATCAAGAGCTGCGGCCGAAAAGCCTGCGCATGGAGTCCGAATCGCATTGCACgccggtgcatgcgaacgctgagaaagcGTCATGCAGTAACCGAAGCCTCCTCCCACGCTTCCTtctggacgcgctgcgccatctagtggcactgcgaAGAAGTCTGCGCGTGGCCTCTGAGACAAGAAGCGTGACGCACCGGTGCCTGTAAACagtgagaattgttccctcgcttaccGCGCACACAGTGGCACGTactcagtcacccaagttggtgAGGGGCTCATTGAAGTGTGGCACGTACCCATTGCATTAATGGCCCAGCTCGCTAAAGCATTGGCGTTAACCACGTGCAATGAAGAGACCCGCTACTAGTACCTCGGTGGCGCAGTCTGCTAATGCGTGGGGTTGCTCTATGTACTTGAGCAACCATTGTGTCGTGGGTTTGATTCCGTTCTGCATCGCAGAAATTTACGGTGCCTTTGTCGccattgtagagtggcacattcccagtggtaTACACCTACTTACCCAAGTTGGCATTAAATATATTCATTCCGCTGCGGCACACACCTACCGGCACATACCAAACGACCGAAGTTTGCTTAAATGAAGTTCATACCCACAAAGACCGAATGACACATACCCGCTAGTCCATGTCGGCGTGCAAGAATTTCTTCGAACAGTATTTAGCCGTTCCCGCGTCTATGGTGACCCACGCCTGCGTGAGTGAGGTTCTTTGACGAGCTGCCCATATGttcacattgccacatactcaggaACCCAAATTGGTCCAACGGTTAGTATAGAATCGTGTTACATCCAACACAGCAGACCGATGCATTGCTCACTCGACCACTGGCTATCCAGTGACACATGTAGGGGGGAAAACCGTAGCATAGaaacatacaaacaaacatagatagatagctTCCGATAGTGCGGGAGGTACCCAAAGAATGCTACAACGTTAAAAAAATTTCAACAGACTGAAGAAACGCATTTACGCCTATAGCATAGGGTGTCACTTGCGGCGTCTTCAGCGCTTTGCCGATGAAGTACGCAATGAGTTGGTTGTCAATTTTGGTTGTGGTGGTAAGCCGCTCCGCAGAAGAGATGACTGGGAGTTCTAACCGTATGGGTAAAACAAGTAGTGTTTGGAGGCGTCATAGGTTGTGTGGGGTCATCGCATAGACACCATAGTGGCTACAGCGAAAGGGTTTCCTGTGAGTTGGTCTCAAATAAGGTGGTTGTATTCTGGAGTGAGTGAGGTGCATGGGCGAGCTTGCCCAACGAGTGTGCTTTTCAGCAATTGTATTGCGTCTGGGAAGCTTAACGTATACCCAGCCCTAGTCCTTATAAGAGAACGAGTGTGGTAGAGGAGTTGCTAAGGCTAGTAAATTCTGTCGCGTTCCGTTGGAAGTCTGGAGTCCCACTTGACAGGTAAACTGATTACCTTGTTATTGCCCTAACGTCCACTCATAATCCAACCAGACAGCCTTTACTTATGAATGGAGacaggcctataatttttttctttgttttaggtTGGGGTAAGTGTTAGGTAAGATAAGGTTTGGGTTAGTTGGGGTAGGCATAGATGCTGATATTGCGTCGGTAAATATGATGAGTTCAGTAATAAGTGTTACCGGAATATATGGTATCGCTGCTACTACCGCTTGTGTTTTTGCTGTGGCAGTATGAGTGCACGAACTTATCTCGCATGGTATTACCAGAAAGGTGTCATCAACCATCGCTAACGCAGTGCCTTTCGCTTGTACACAATTGTATTTATAGTAACtggcgtcatgtgggttgcacctAATGTGCCTTTTAAAGAGGGCTATCTATCACTGTTtcgttatttctttatttatttacacaagtTCTATTTATTAACAGGTGCAGTGGTTTCTGCTGACGAACCGACATGCGTAGTCTTCACGTATTCCTTGCTACATCTGCCGTGATGGTGTCAATTAATGGTATAACTTATTCTGTTTTTCCGACCGGCCACCTATTATTTCACTTGAACAAAATTATCCTCCTCGTTCTTTTGCATTCTAATTGGTTTCATACCTAGAATTCCTTTTTTTGCACCAATGAATCACTCTACCAAAATTTTGTTTCAGCGTGTTTTATTGTTAAAAATAGCCTTTCGTCGGAAAAGTCAGCAACGTTTCCCTACGTTGTACCAAATGTATTGCTACACAAGACCTATACTTCTGGACTTCCGTACACTATTATGACTGCTTgctggaatattttttttaatttattgcaCTGTATTGTTTTTCTCTAAGCTACTTCCTGTGGTGTCTTTAGGCCTTTCAAGTACTTGTAATATACATCAATAGTGGTACTCACGAGGCGAACCATATCTCATTTAAGGAAGTGCATCTGAGAATACCAGAGACTTCGATAGCGCAAGTCCAAACCTGAACAAAGCCTGCAAGACACCAAATTTTAACAATCGACCAGACTGCGGCGGTACTGAAGTTGGATACGTGTACAACAGGAACGCAAGACTGTGCCAGCAAATTACAATATTTTGTCCAGATAGGGGAGGCTACTTTCCAACCCTTTACCAATGCGTGGCCACCTGCAATCGAGGTAAGTGCAGGAATAGTTTATAACTTTTTATTGCTGTTACAAAATGCTTACCTTCTAGATTTTTCAGAACGGTGAATCTCGTTAACTAATATAACTGATATTTTAGTGGTAATTAATAACAATGGCGTCATACAGTTCTGCGCGAGGAAGCAAAGCGCGAGATCTAAGCTCGCTAAGCGAATCGTATTATTATGAAAATATTTGTTCGTATTGTTGTGGAGCGAGCGCTACATGGATGAACGCGAGGTTTGGCAGAGTGATGAAGACGACGATGGGGGGACGCCTACACGTGGACCGGATCGGACACCTTTTCTTTCCGTAGCTTTCTTCGccaatattttgtaaatatatttttacggACGCGGCTCGTTTATTTACAGATGCGGGATGTGAGACAGATGAGTTTAGGAAAAACAGTCCAGCAACGGTTTCGTTCTGCGCTCCACACCAAAAACATCCGTCACTTTCTTCCTCTTCCTTTCGCCTCAACCAACGCGTCACATCCCCCTTTTCGCAGACGAAGCCCACTATGGCAGTTAGGGCTGAGTCAGAGTGTGATATCGCTTGAGGCGCGCAACATGCACGAGTTGAGTAGCGCTAGAGCGGCATCCTGGTGACCTGACATGAGCGACCACATACGTTAAATGACTGATATAGTACATGACTGTGAAGGAACCGTATACTGAGCCAAGAACGTTTGGCATGACCCGCGTCTGCGCTGAGGGGTCCAAGCCACACCGTCACCTTTCTGGGATGAAACTGACTCATCGCGGCGGTCATACCGGTCTTTGGAGCGATCTTGTGATGCCAATGTATGCAGACGAGCAatttgtcgggcttcttcagcacgGCAGAAAATATCGGCAACTGAGTCCTGTGTAAGGAGCGCGAAAGGGAAAAATATTATCGAGACAGCTTCGCGGTGCCCGAGCGTAGAGCAGATAGAACCGTGTGAGTGCGTGGTTTCGTGCTTTGATATATTGTAAGCATAGGTGATAAACGATAAGATGTGATCCCTGTCCTTGTGATTGGATGATACATAACTAGCACGTTGGTCAGGGGTATGGTTGGTACGTTTGACAAGGCCATTCGTCTGGGGATGATATGGTGCTGAGTAGCGGAACTGCAAAGTGCACACTCTAAGCAATTTTTCAACAGCGTCAGCAACATATTGGCGACCATGGCCGCTGATGATTACGCGAGGCGGATCATGGTGAAGAATTGCGTAGCGTAACGAAAAGGCAGAGACGCAAGCGGATGTGGAGGAAGATATCGCAGCGGTTTCCGTGTATCTAGTAGGGTGATCGACGAAACGGTGACCATGCGATTATTGTTCAAAGATCGCGGAAATGCTCCAAGGAGGTCGATACGACTTGCTCACAAGGTGTAGTAGGCGGCGCTACAGTATTAAAAAGACCTTGCGGAGCGCTTGTAGGTCGCTTGTGACACTGGCACTTATCGCAGGTGCGAATGAATCCAATATGGCCTGACGTCGTATCATCATGCATGACACGGAGAACGTCACATCGCAGGCTTTCGGGAACAAACAATAAATACAGCGCCACTTGCTGAGTAATTTGCCTTGTATAACAGCCGTTCACGAAGACAAAAGCGACCACTGGTCTGAGAACTGCAGACATCGACGAACAAGGGGTCCAAACTTAAGTCATTGCGCTGTTCCCGCTGGAGAACGGTGGCGTCAGGAAACGTGTGAGAAACAGCAGCAAAGCAGGTGTCGAGATTGTCCGCGTTAACCTGCGCTGTGGACAGAGGAAGGCGAGAAAGGCCATCAGCGTAGGCATGACGTTTTCCACTTTTGTACGAAACAATGAATTGAAATTCTTGGAGCCGTAAAGCCCAGCCTGCTAGGCGATGGGAGTGGTCACGGAGGGTAAAATTCCAACATAAGGAATGATGGTCGGTTACAATGGTGAACGGGTGCCAGTAGAGCTAGCAACAAAACTTCTGAACAGACCGAAGCATTCTTGCTCTCTCACAGTGTAGTTTCATTCAGCCTTGCTGAGAGAACGGCTAGCATAGGCAACCACATACTCTTTATGGTTGTGGCGCTGCACAAGCACTCCTCCGATGCCGATTCCACTGGCATCACTGTGCCCTTCAGCAGGAGCAGACGGATCGAAGCGACGAAAAATAGCTCTGAATCGTTGAATGCCTTTTTTTACTTTCAGTCCGAGTAGAGGCGCTGCACCGCATCACTGCTATTGATTCCAATTTCTAGTGAATCCGGCTAAGTCTCATTTAGGTTACTGAATGacttatatacagggtgtcccacctaaCTTTAGCGAGAGTTCAAATATAGGGGAATGACACGTAGCTGAAGAGAACCAATGCAATATTCTTTGCCATTGCCCCCTCCCCTCCTTGAAGGCActcaaattattttctttttcattgcgccTTTGcacaatacatgctacataaatgtttttttttcgagcgCGAAGGTggcccgcgaatacacgaaaagtaCCTCGAGAGGCCAGTCACGCGGGAttcttgcgtgcatttgcgggcttctttcaaactcggaaaaacacttttatgcagcacgtattgagcaagagaaagctgtatcgggagtttttcatgttgctagACAATTTTGTGACTGACGCTTTTCATGTAACTATAGTATCTTAGAAGTTGATTATTTAAGAATAATAATCTCATTaggcaaaatgaaaataaaataatttggatatctccaagcgacggcaaacaacactaccttcattttgtccagctacgtggcattcgcatatttttaaactcttgctaaaattagctgagacaccctataTATTTAGGAGCGCGGCATGCAGGTGGCGAtatttccatccctaataaaatTATTCTAACAGCTTTTCTTTTCATAAGTCAGCACTGCCCACTCAAAAGAGAAGCCATAGTGAACCACATAttattcacatgcatttcacacgccgttgagaAAATACTCTGCTCGAAAGAGTCACTGCAGTCTGCCTATTGAAGCGCCTATTTGAAGCTTACCTGAGAACTCCACACGTTTTGTGGGCAGTCTCCCAAGAACGTGAAAAGCGGGAATATACCGAGAACTAGAACCACCCAGTGTCCAGAACAACCAAGTGAAAACATCGCGGGCAATTAACTTATTGTAGACCGTGTATATTCTATTGGCCTGGGAGGACTTTTTGCATTCTTGTAGCAGAATGGCAATTTTTATTTCGATAACCCACGTCCACGGCTACTACGCTTAA
The sequence above is a segment of the Dermacentor variabilis isolate Ectoservices chromosome 7, ASM5094787v1, whole genome shotgun sequence genome. Coding sequences within it:
- the LOC142589030 gene encoding uncharacterized protein LOC142589030; this translates as MRSLHVFLATSAVMVSINGSASENTRDFDSASPNLNKACKTPNFNNRPDCGGTEVGYVYNRNARLCQQITIFCPDRGGYFPTLYQCVATCNRGGLLGITFKG